Proteins found in one Planococcus citri chromosome 2, ihPlaCitr1.1, whole genome shotgun sequence genomic segment:
- the LOC135835805 gene encoding golgin subfamily A member 4-like isoform X4, with protein MFKKLKDKIAEEVKQSPLKNIPSMQQLTQVMTNNSSFTSEINDVIEEETDQTRELAEVNTTSEYDSSFTTVDLKSPTPPRNRRLSSTSSIASDLFLTYDFTPNRYNLQSDLESNSEFDDGSSIHQFNNITKENLYEKYRIMLQKYHKYRGRFVDLQKYCKELQRENNKAKNVLTESQDKAIRRITELKEQCTLEQEAKAHLEEALRSELEEKDHLIETLNTKIELLKGGKDCDQSSQLLETSNSVSESMNSDAENLKNKIKSYEALLSKAKDSLTQKSTQIQELNIKIDSDRQAYEKKISKLELDLKNSNERITSLQKEIDLMRRKEEESALSLAENKLAVHKELEAKEMLIRNLENKIFEYEKETKKLRAKHEVEPSDDNSSEEMKKLQKELVKFKTDLEETRTLRNNDSALLKQKDALIDEFRATVNSSNEELFKLKKELQNFDLQVINKKSSEKDDIAKELEQSQSTIKKLELSFSKKHKEFSNFRSEKELQVSQLEEQLNNLNEKLISAQTELAEKDLLLSNLKADFDKVKSTTQNGENEKVIELEKTLLATKDQYSRDKKNREEIETNLKADKIVLEEIVKNTQNELKSLQVEFQNATKKIADYEQQLKSGQDSKQQVIDLNERLERLTNDLNKTKQSEQGVSEKMATLLEQINDLKAKEDEHLIENRKLKDTIKTLKIFENETRKLKETLLRKNEEIDKLKALEQQISRMHEELLSKEKTIGDLAKFEHEVKTLNLELASKNEIIRELENSKKDIVSLKVELDSKNEIIKKLSEYETEVESLKEQLLTKDSSIESLKIFENQVKTLTENLSLKDKEIESLKLSESEKLSSISGKIEALNSEIKSKNAEIERLKVFENEVKFLNEQLNSENEAVEELKNLNDEIKSLSEEVLGKSSEIQKFEHEIKSLNEKLSSKDKSLEKLETYKNELKILNEKLRDKNQQIEKMKGFESRMKSLEDDIKAKEEEISSLKKIQNEVKLLNEDLHLKNETIENLKQQIKSLNDSLLDKVQELDTLKTFENQSKELQTKIAEQSEEMNRILESHSNEILSLTKTSSHKDTEIENYKSEISRLTEILDPTKKEIMQLRGELENQTSKYENLFEQRTTLDNSLKSNESKFESYKKQSAAEIERLKAENLFREKEYAELKSTFDDVKLQLEELDNLRNVNKMLMSKDNQSCDKIDQLNTELGRLNSENKRLQDQLDLLNVALKNTENKLENIQKGHLINAQSNDSVLLGVQNKVSQLKSDYMKMQYDLKHDISILKQYCCDYKEDIYTTSNKIIQNQIISIADTENKLRDLTSQFDVCKSENNSLKNDKKELLIKVNDLSNLLNKLEKKLNDQGNIEEYRKNLKNLEDRQDAEIRQITFDYETKLKQKEKEYEILENKLFMISDEENAFAMEENHQIIKSLQEEISQKNEAYEKLFEEHGQLEQKFNGEKDELKKSYENEIKQNDRKWRACLDKMLLEVEDKYKDEINELTKEWSKDRKSDLKIWQNENNNLEQTSFLKNESDKPESESEPNLIPREEVSPEFLENTANKSGDSEALKKQVQVLFNELNTYKKLHRKDDLSSCNSSRSDIAFDDPVNMEHLRNILYKYMMGIEQSAAARVLAEIVKFDNEQTRQILDKVKPKRSSVLEYFGFS; from the exons ATGTTCAAAAAACTAAAGGATAAAATCGCCGAAGAGGTGAAACAGTCacctttgaaaaatataccgTCAATGCAACAGTTAACACAG GTGATGACAAACAATAGTTCCTTTACTAGCGAAATTAACGATGtcatcgaagaagaaaccgATCAAACGAGGGAATTAG CTGAAGTAAACACCACGTCAGAATACGACAGTTCTTTCACAACGGTTGATTTGAAAAGTCCAACTCCTCCACGAAATCGTCGTTTGTCATCAACTTCATCAATAGCTAGCGATCTCTTTCTTACGTACGACTTTACCCCAAATCGATATAACTTACAG TCTGATTTAGAATCAAATAGTGAATTTGATGATGGCAGTTCTATTCATCAATTTAATAATATCACGAAAGAGAATCTTTACGAGAAATATCGAATTATGTTACAAAAGTATCACAAATATCGTGGTAGATTTGTAGATTTACAAAAGTACTGTAAAGAGCTTCAACGTGAAAACAATAAAGCCaaa AACGTCTTGACAGAGTCGCAAGATAAAGCTATTAGGAGGATAACCGAGTTGAAAGAACAATGCACACTTGAACAAGAAGCGAAAGCTCATCTTGAAGAAGCACTGAGAAGTGAACTTGAAGAAAAAGATCATCTTATAGAAACTTTAAATACAAAA ATAGAACTGCTGAAAGGTGGTAAGGACTGTGATCAAAGTAGCCAATTATTAGAAACTTCCAATTCAGTCTCGGAATCTATGAATTCCGatgcagaaaatttgaaaa aTAAAATTAAATCTTACGAAGCTCTTCTCAGTAAAGCGAAAGATAGCCTAACACAAAAAAGCACACAAATTCAAGAATTGAATATTAAAATCGATTCCGATCGG CAAGCCTACGAGAAAAAGATATCGAAACTAGAACTTGACCTAAAAAATTCTAATGAACGAATTACAAGTCTACAAAAAGAAATCGATTTAATGagaagaaaagaagaagaatcTGCTTTATCTTTAGCGGAAAATAAATTAGCTGTGCACAAAGAACTTGAAGCTAAAGAAATGCTAATTagaaacttggaaaataaaatcttcGAATACGAGAAAGAAACAAAGAAACTGAGAG CGAAACACGAAGTTGAACCATCAGACGATAATTCTTCCGAAGAGATGAAGAAATTGCAGAAAGAATTAGTCAAGTTTAAAACAGATCTTGAAGAAACTCGAACTCTTAGAAATAATGATTCAGCTCTTCTAAAACAGAAAGACGCTTTAATCGACGAATTTCGAGCAACTGTCAACAGTTCGAATGAAGAATTATTCAAGCTGAAAAAAgaacttcagaattttgatcttcaagtaattaataaaaaaagttcagaaaaagaCGATATTGCGAAAGAATTAGAGCAAAGTCAAAGTACTATAAAGAAATTAGAATTATCATTTTCCAAGAAGCATAAGGAATTCAGTAATTTCCGTTCGGAAAAAGAATTGCAAGTTTCTCAATTGGAAGAACAACTCAACAATCTGAACGAAAAGTTGATTAGTGCGCAAACTGAGCTGGCCGAGAAAGATCTCTTATTGAGTAATTTAAAAGCTGACTTTGACAAGGTCAAATCTACAACGCAAAACGGCGAGAACGAAAAAGTAATTGAATTAGAGAAAACTTTGCTAGCGACAAAAGACCAGTATTcgagagataaaaaaaatcgtgaagaAATCGAAACCAACTTAAAAGCTGATAAAATTGTTCTggaagaaattgtaaaaaatactcAGAACGAATTGAAGTCTCttcaagttgaatttcaaaacgctaccaaaaaaattgccgaTTACGAACAACAACTGAAATCGGGGCAAGACTCTAAACAGCAAGTAATCGACTTGAACGAACGATTGGAAAGATTGACTAACGACTTGAATAAAACCAAGCAGTCTGAGCAAGGCGTGTCTGAAAAAATGGCTACCTTGTTGGAGCAGATCAACGATCTCAAGGCTAAAGAAGATGAGCATTTGATTGAGAACAGAAAGTTGAAAGATACGATTAAAACATTGaagatatttgaaaatgaaacgagaAAGTTGAAAGAAACTTTGCTccgtaaaaatgaagaaatcgaTAAACTAAAAGCTCTTGAACAACAAATAAGTAGAATGCATGAAGAGTTACTCTCCAAAGAAAAGACCATTGGTGATCTTGCAAAATTCGAACATGAAGTGAAAACCTTGAACTTAGAATTAGcctcgaaaaatgaaataatacgtGAGTTGGAGAATTCTAAGAAAGATATTGTTTCTTTGAAAGTAGAATTGGATTCCAAGAATGAAATTATCAAGAAACTTAGTGAATACGAAACTGAAGTCGAATCGTTGAAAGAACAACTCCTCACGAAAGATAGTTCAATcgaaagcttgaaaattttcgaaaatcaagtAAAAACCTTGACTGAAAATTTATCTTTGAAAGATAAAGAAATTGAGAGCttaaaattatcagaaagtgaGAAATTATCCTCGATTAGTGGTAAAATCGAAGCTTTGAATAGTGAaattaaatctaaaaatgcTGAAATCGAAAGactgaaagtttttgaaaacgaagtaaaatttttaaatgaacaaCTGAATTCCGAAAACGAAGCTGttgaagagttgaaaaatctcaacgaCGAAATAAAATCCTTAAGTGAAGAAGTACTCGGTAAAagttctgaaattcaaaaattcgaacaTGAAATTAAgtcattgaatgaaaaattatcatccaAAGATAAGTCGTTGGAAAAACTAGAAACCTataaaaacgaattgaaaattttgaacgaaaaattacgtgataaaaatcaacaaatcgaaaaaatgaaagggTTTGAAAGCAGGATGAAATCTCTCGAAGATGATATAAAAGCTAAAgaagaggaaatttcaagtttgaaaaaaattcaaaacgaggTTAAATTATTAAACGAAGACTTGCATTTGAAGaatgaaacaattgaaaaccTCAAACAACAAATAAAATCATTGAATGATAGCTTGCTTGATAAAGTTCAAGAACTCGACACTCTGAAAACGTTTGAAAACCAATCTAAAGAATTACAAACGAAAATCGCAGAGCAATCCGAAGAAATGAATCGCATCCTGGAATCACATTCGAATGAAATTCTTTCGTTAACGAAAACTTCGTCTCATAAAGACacagaaatagaaaattataaatcaGAAATCAGCCGTCTAACTGAGATACTTGatcctacaaaaaaagaaatcatgCAATTACGAGGAGAACTCgaaaatcaaacttcaaaatacgAAAACTTATTCGAACAACGTACTACCTTGGATAATTCTCTCAAGTCGAACGAATCCAAATTCGAATCGTATAAAAAGCAGTCAGCAGCTGAAATCGAGCGTCTGAAGGCTGAAAATCTGTTTCGCGAGAAAGAATACGCAGAGTTGAAATCTACCTTCGACGACGTTAAGCTTCAACTcgaagagctcgataatttacGTAACGTTAATAAAATGTTGATGTCTAAAGATAATCAAAGCTGcgataaaattgatcaattgaaCACCGAATTAGGCCGCCTGAATAGTGAGAATAAAAGATTACAAGATCAACTAGATCTGCTTAACGTCGCTTTGAAAAACACcgaaaataaattagaaaatattcaaaaaggaCATCTCATTAATGCCCAATCCAATGATTCAGTTTTGCTCGGCGTTCAGAACAAAGTTTCTCAATTAAAAAGTGATTACATGAAAATGCAGTatgatttaaaacatgatattagtattttaaaacaatattgTTGCGATTACAAAGAAGATATTTATACCACaagtaataaaataattcaaaatcaaatcatctCGATCGCTGATACGGAAAATAAGTTGAGAGATTTAACTAGTCAATTTGATGTCTGTAAAAGTGAGaataattcgttgaaaaacgataaaaaagaACTACTCATCAAAGTTAACGATTTGTCCAATTTATTAAACAAACTGGAGAAGAAATTAAACGATCAAGGAAATATTGAAGAGTATcgcaaaaatctgaaaaatttagagGATCGTCAAGACGCTGAAATCAGGCAGATCACTTTCGACTACGAAACGAAATTGAAGCAAAAGGAGAAAGAGTACGAGATATTGGAGAATAAGTTATTCA TGATCAGCGACGAAGAGAATGCTTTCGCTATGGAGGAAAAtcatcaaattataaaatcgcTTCAAGAAGAAATATCGCAGAAGAACGAGGCCTACGAAAAGCTGTTCGAAGAACATGGACAACTCGAGCAG AAATTCAACGGCGAGAAAGATGAATTGAAGAAATCTtacgaaaatgaaatcaaacaaaatgataGAAAATGGAGAGCTTGTTTAGATAAAATGTTGTTGGAAGTGGAAGATAAATATAAAGATGAAATTAACGAATTAACCAAAGAATGGTCGAAAGATAGAAAG TCTGACcttaaaatttggcaaaatgaaaataataatttagag CAAACCAGTTTCCTAAAAAATGAGAGCGATAAACCTGAATCCGAGTCCGAG CCAAATCTTATTCCTCGTGAAGAAGTTTCGCCTGAG tttttggaGAACACCGCCAATAAATCTGGTGATTCTGAAGCTCTAAAGAAACAAGTGCAAGTACTCTTCAATGAATTgaatacttataaaaaattgcatag aaaagatgATCTTTCTTCCTGTAACAGTTCTCGTTCTGATATTGCCTTTGATGATCCGGTGAATATGGAACATTTACGTAATATTCTATACAAATACATGATGGGCATCGAACAATCG GCTGCTGCTCGTGTTTTAgctgaaattgtgaaattcgatAATGAGCAAACCCGGCAAATATTGGATAAAGTTAAACCGAAAAGATCATCTGTG TTGgaatattttggtttttcatgA